One window of Triticum dicoccoides isolate Atlit2015 ecotype Zavitan chromosome 5A, WEW_v2.0, whole genome shotgun sequence genomic DNA carries:
- the LOC119299513 gene encoding BTB/POZ domain-containing protein NPY4-like yields the protein MKYMKLGAKPDVFQTEGNIRFVATELATDIVITVGDVKFYLHKFPLLSKSSRLQTLVASTDEEGNDEVDISDIPGGPSAFEICAKFCYGMTVTLNAYNVLAARCAAEFLEMFETIDKGNLIYKIDVFLSSSIFRTWKDSIIVLQTTRSLLPWSENLKVINHCVDSIAAKASIDPSEVDWSYTYNRKKLPSESDPDSHWNGVRKQLTVPRDWWVEDICDLEMGLYKKVILAIKAKGRTAGEVVGEALRAYAYRRLFSTLDSAASNGLDCTRHHAALETIISLLPPERGSVSCGFLLKLVRAACLLGSDEALRGDLVKRIGSQLDRASVSDLLIPASSDENALYNVDLVSSILEEFMVQRNGDDEALEDGESYPASLVSGGDSELALVRLVDGYLAEIAKDPNLPLQKFIAIAEMAPLAARTTHDGLYRAIDMYLKEHPSLTKSEKKRLCGLMDCKKLTAEASSHAVQNERLPLRLVVQVLFFEQLRASASAEAAASDHHPSSALRSLLPGENGNSYGSSRSAATTATTEDDQWGGGMAPASGDTSSFRSMSGLGNSKSGGNGGKAAAKGPLQMPRKMLSKLWSSKASSGENSAGSDTSESPGSVNLEAETKSTHSRNTRHSVS from the exons ATGAAGTATATGAAGCTTGGAGCAAAGCCAGATGTCTTTCAGACAGAGGGGAATATCAG GTTTGTGGCAACTGAACTGGCGACGGATATTGTTATCACTGTAGGAGATGTCAAGTTTTATCTTCATAAG TTCCCACTTTTGTCCAAGAGTTCCCGTCTGCAAACATTGGTTGCCTCCACGGACGAGGAAGGCAACGATGAAGTAGACATTTCTGACATCCCCGGTGGACCTTCAGCATTTGAAATCTGTGCAAAGTTCTGCTATGGTATGACCGTCACGCTGAACGCGTACAACGTCCTCGCGGCCCGCTGCGCGGCCGAgtttctcgaaatgttcgagacgatCGACAAAGGGAACCTCATCTACAAGATTGATGTGTTCCTCTCCTCCAGCATATTCCGCACCTGGAAGGACTCGATCATCGTGCTGCAGACAACAAGGTCGCTCCTTCCCTGGTCAGAGAACCTGAAGGTGATCAACCACTGTGTGGACTCCATCGCGGCCAAGGCTTCCATCGACCCCTCGGAGGTCGACTGGTCGTACACCTACAACCGGAAGAAGCTGCCGTCGGAGAGCGACCCCGACTCGCACTGGAACGGCGTGAGGAAGCAGCTGACGGTGCCCAGGGACTGGTGGGTGGAGGACATCTGCGACCTCGAGATGGGCTTGTACAAGAAGGTGATCCTGGCCATCAAGGCCAAGGGGAGAaccgccggcgaggtggtcggagaAGCGCTGCGAGCCTACGCGTACCGAAGGCTGTTCAGCACCTTGGACAGTGCTGCGAGCAACGGGCTTGACTGCACACGGCACCATGCGGCTCTTGAGACCATCATTTCTCTGCTGCCACCTGAGAGAGGCTCCGTCTCCTGCGGCTTCCTGCTCAAGCTGGTGAGAGCGGCGTGCTTACTGGGGTCAGACGAGGCCTTGCGCGGCGACCTGGTAAAGAGGATCGGCTCGCAGCTGGACAGAGCTTCCGTCTCTGATCTTCTGATACCCGCGAGCTCCGACGAGAATGCTCTCTACAATGTTGACCTGGTGTCCTCGATACTGGAGGAGTTCATGGTGCAGCGCAACGGCGATGATGAAGCATTGGAGGACGGTGAGAGCTACCCGGCCTCTTTGGTCTCTGGCGGCGACTCGGAGCTCGCCTTGGTGAGGCTGGTCGACGGGTATCTAGCCGAGATCGCCAAAGACCCCAATCTCCCTCTCCAAAAGTTCATCGCCATCGCTGAAATGGCGCCCCTCGCGGCTCGGACGACCCACGATGGGCTCTACCGCGCCATTGACATGTATCTCAAG GAGCATCCGAGCCTGACGAAGAGCGAGAAGAAGAGGCTGTGCGGGCTCATGGACTGCAAGAAGCTGACCGCCGAGGCGAGCTCCCACGCCGTGCAGAACGAGCGCCTCCCTCTGCGCTTGGTCGTGCAGGTCCTCTTCTTCGAGCAGCTCCGAGCATCGGCCTCCGCCGAGGCGGCAGCGTCTGATCACCACCCGTCCTCCGCCCTGCGCTCGCTCCTCCCCGGAGAGAACGGCAACTCGTATGGCAGCTCCAGGTCGGCCGCCACGACGGCCACGACCGAGGACGACCAGTGGGGCGGCGGCATGGCGCCAGCGTCCGGCGACACCAGCTCCTTCCGGTCGATGAGCGGCCTGGGCAACAGCAAGAGCGGAGGGAACGGCGGCAAGGCGGCGGCCAAGGGCCCGCTGCAGATGCCGAGGAAGATGCTGAGCAAGCTGTGGTCCAGCAAGGCGAGCAGCGGGGAGAACAGCGCCGGCTCCGACACGTCGGAGAGCCCCGGCTCCGTCAACCTCGAGGCCGAGACCAAGTCCACGCATTCGCGGAACACCAGGCATTCCGTCTCGTAG
- the LOC119299859 gene encoding probable carboxylesterase 17 — protein sequence MADTVCCKKLVEDIGGWIKVYDDGTIERSPPPPEASQLATTIAPYDVPRNGVTVHDIRANPPLRLYLPEAAPLAGRRLPVLLHFHAGVFCLTDPTWSLYHCFYARLAASIPIAGIVSITLPLAPEHPLPAAIAAGFAAIDWLKSLAQPGLLAEPVLEPTSDPVGKLKAVADFSRVFLIGDSNGANLVHHVAAGFNSAERAYRGPVRLAGAIMLNPGFSRSTPSRSESADMQLDPYVDYKLADRLLALALPKGATRDHPYIWPVRDDAAAAVLAMPPLLVSVATLDTMRDRQVEYCNVMRRAGKDVEVAQSPGVGHMFYLNQGAPEPADEEAAARIAELIEAIRGFVGRRHGCVARM from the coding sequence ATGGCAGACACTGTCTGCTGCAAGAAACTAGTGGAGGACATCGGGGGTTGGATCAAGGTCTACGACGACGGCACCATCGAGCGGTCTCCGCCTCCCCCGGAGGCAAGCCAACTAGCAACCACCATTGCGCCGTACGATGTGCCGCGCAACGGTGTAACGGTGCACGACATCCGGGCCAACCCGCCTCTCCGCCTCTACCTCCCGGAGGCGGCTCCTTTGGCTGGTCGCCGTCTTCCGGTCCTCCTCCACTTCCACGCCGGCGTGTTCTGCCTGACCGACCCTACCTGGTCGCTGTACCATTGCTTCTACGCCCGTCTCGCCGCCTCCATCCCCATTGCCGGTATCGTGTCCATCACTCTCCCCCTTGCTCCGGAGCACCCGCTCCCGGCGGCCATAGCCGCCGGCTTTGCCGCCATTGACTGGCTGAAGTCGCTCGCTCAGCCAGGGCTGCTAGCTGAACCGGTCCTTGAGCCGACGTCCGACCCGGTGGGGAAGCTCAAGGCCGTGGCCGACTTTTCACGTGTCTTCCTGATAGGTGATAGCAATGGAGCCAACCTGGTGCACCATGTTGCCGCCGGGTTCAACTCGGCGGAGCGGGCCTACCGGGGCCCGGTCCGGCTCGCCGGAGCCATTATGCTCAACCCGGGTTTCTCCCGGTCCACTCCAAGCCGATCCGAGTCGGCCGACATGCAACTGGACCCGTACGTGGACTACAAGCTGGCGGACAGGCTCCTGGCGCTGGCACTCCCCAAAGGCGCCACCCGAGACCACCCCTACATTTGGCCCGTCCGggacgacgcggcggcggcagttcTGGCCATGCCGCCGCTTCTGGTGAGTGTCGCGACCTTGGACACGATGCGTGACCGGCAGGTTGAGTATTGCAACGTGATGCGGCGCGCTGGGAAGGATGTAGAGGTGGCGCAGAGCCCCGGTGTGGGCCATATGTTCTACCTTAACCAGGGCGCCCCCGAGCcggccgacgaggaggcggcggcgcgcatCGCCGAGCTCATCGAGGCCATCAGAGGCTTCGTCGGCAGGCGCCACGGCTGTGTCGCTCGGATGTAG
- the LOC119299514 gene encoding aspartic proteinase nepenthesin-1-like, producing MARTLVLLLVLLCSSASLVTSSTSAGAGLRMKLTHVDDKAGYTTEERVRRAVALSRERLASMQQQRGAVGDVSAPVHLATRQYIAEYLIGDPPQRADALIDTGSNLIWTQCATTCLKACAKQDLPYYNLSSSASFAPVSCADSAKLCAANGVHLCGLDGSCTFIASYGAGSVIGSLGTEAFTFQSGAARLAFGCVSLTQIAKGALNGASGLIGLGRGRLSLVSQTGATKFSYCLTPYLRNHGASSHLFVGASASLSGAGGAVTSIPFVKSPKEYPYSTFYYLPLTGISVGKTKLPIPSAAFELRRIAAGYWSGGVIIDTGSPVTALADAAYRALGEEVTRQLNRSLVQPPADTGLDLCVARDDVDKVVPALVFHFSGGADMAVPAGSYWGPVDKSTACMLIEEGGYESVIGNFQQQDLHLLYDIGKGELSFQTADCSAL from the coding sequence ATGGCGCGAACTTTGGTGTTGCTGCTCGTGCTACTGTGCTCCAGCGCAAGCCTCGTCACAAGTAGCACCAGCGCAGGGGCAGGGCTCCGCATGAAGCTCACCCACGTCGACGACAAGGCCGGCTACACCACGGAGGAGCGCGTGCGGCGCGCCGTCGCCCTAAGCCGGGAACGCCTGGCCTCCATGCAGCAGCAGCGTGGGGCAGTCGGCGACGTGAGCGCGCCGGTCCACCTGGCCACCCGGCAGTACATCGCCGAGTACCTCATCGGCGACCCGCCCCAGCGCGCGGACGCCCTCATCGACACCGGCAGCAACCTCATCTGGACCCAGTGCGCGACGACGTGCCTCAAGGCGTGCGCCAAGCAGGACCTGCCCTACTACAACCTGTCGAGCTCGGCGAGCTTCGCGCCCGTGTCGTGCGCGGACAGCGCCAAGCTGTGCGCGGCCAACGGCGTGCACCTCTGCGGCCTGGACGGCAGCTGCACCTTCATCGCCAGCTACGGCGCCGGCAGCGTCATCGGGTCGCTCGGCACGGAGGCCTTCACCTTCCAGTCCGGCGCGGCGAGGCTGGCCTTCGGGTGCGTGAGCCTGACGCAGATCGCGAAGGGCGCCCTGAACGGCGCGTCTGGGCTCATCGGGCTCGGCCGCGGCCGCCTGTCGCTCGTCTCCCAGACGGGCGCCACAAAGTTCTCCTACTGCCTCACCCCCTATCTCCGCAACCACGGCGCATCCAGCCACCTGTTCGTCGGCGCGTCGGCGAGCCTGAGCGGCGCCGGCGGCGCCGTGACATCCATACCGTTCGTGAAGAGCCCCAAGGAGTACCCCTACAGCACGTTCTACTACCTCCCTTTGACGGGGATCAGCGTGGGGAAGACCAAGCTGCCGATCCCCAGCGCGGCCTTCGAGCTCAGGCGGATCGCTGCTGGGTACTGGTCCGGCGGGGTGATCATCGACACCGGCAGCCCTGTGACGGCCCTCGCCGACGCCGCGTACAGGGCGCTGGGTGAGGAGGTGACCCGGCAGCTGAACCGCAGCCTCGTGCAGCCGCCGGCGGACACCGGACTGGACCTGTGTGTGGCACGGGACGACGTCGACAAGGTCGTGCCGGCGCTGGTCTTCCACTTCAGCGGCGGTGCGGACATGGCGGTGCCGGCGGGGAGCTACTGGGGGCCCGTGGACAAGTCGACGGCGTGCATGCTGATCGAGGAAGGGGGTTACGAGAGCGTCATCGGCAACTTCCAGCAGCAAGACTTGCACCTGCTCTACGACATCGGCAAGGGAGAACTTTCGTTCCAGACCGCGGACTGCAGCGCGCTCTGA
- the LOC119299515 gene encoding eukaryotic translation initiation factor 2 subunit gamma-like encodes MARRGLMEQDLTKLDVTKLHPLSPEVISRQATINIGTIGHVAHGKSTVVKAISGVQTVRFKNELERNITIKLGYANAKIYKCEDDRCPRPMCYKAYGSGKEDTPACDVPGFENTRMKLLRHVSFVDCPGHDILMATMLNGAAIMDGALLLIAANESCPQPQTSEHLAAVEIMRLQHLIILQNKIDLIQESAAMNQHEAIQKFIQGTIAEGAPVVPISAQLKYNIDVICEYIIKKIPIPERNFTSPPNMIVIRSFDVNKPGSEVDEIRGGVAGGSILRGVLRVNQNIEVRPGIVMKDESGNIKCTPIYSRIVSLYAEQNELQFAVPGGLIGVGTTMDPTLTRADRLVGQVLGEIESLPDVFVELEINFFLLRRLLGVRTKGTEKAGKVSKLTKGEILMLNIGSMSTGARVVAVKNDLAKLQVTAPVCTSKGEKVALSRRVEKHWRLIGWGQIQAGATLEVPPCPL; translated from the exons ATGGCGCGCCGAGGATTGATGGAGCAGGACCTAACCAAGCTTGATGTCACCAAGCTGCACCCGTTGTCGCCTGAAGTTATCTCGCGCCAAGCAACGATCAACATCG GTACAATTGGTCACGTGGCCCATGGGAAGTCTACTGTTGTGAAAGCTATATCTGGAGTTCAG ACTGTTCGCTTCAAGAATGAGCTTGAACGTAACATCACTATCAAGCTGGGATATGCTAATGCAAAAATCTATAAATGCGAAGATGACAGATGTCCACGACCAATGTGTTACAA GGCTTATGGAAGCGGGAAAGAAGATACTCCTGCCTGTGATGTTCCTGGGTTTGAAAACACTAGGATGAAGCTCCTGAGACATGTTTCCTTTGTTGATTGCCCG GGCCACGACATTCTCATGGCTACAATGCTTAATGGAGCAGCCATCATGGATGGAGCCTTGCTTCTGATAGCAGCAAATGAAAGTTGCCCACAACCCCAGACATCTGAGCATCTAGCAGCAGTTGAAATCATGCGTCTCCAACATCTCATAATTTTGCAGAATAAGATTGATCTTATCCAGGAAAGTGCAGCAATGAACCAGCATGAAGCAATCCAAAAATTTATCCAG GGCACGATAGCTGAAGGTGCTCCTGTGGTGCCAATATCTGCCCAGCTGAAGTACAACATTGATGTGATCTGTGAATACATTATTAAGAAAATCCCCATTCCGGAAAGGAACTTCACTTCACCTCCCAACATGATTGTTATTCGTTCCTTTGATGTCAACAAGCCTGGTTCAGAGGTTGATGAAATTAGGGGTGGGGTAGCAGGTGGCAGCATTCTCAGG GGAGTCCTCAGGGTGAACCAGAACATTGAAGTTCGCCCTGGCATTGTCATGAAGGATGAGAGTGGCAACATCAAGTGCACCCCAATCTATTCAAGGATTGTCTCGCTCTACGCTGAGCAGAATGAACTCCAATTTGCTGTGCCAGGAGGGCTTATTGGTGTGGGAACAACCATGGATCCAACTTTGACTCGTGCTGACAGGCTGGTTGGCCAGGTTCTAGGAGAAATCGAGTCGCTCCCTGACGTATTCGTGGAGCTCGAG ATCAACTTCTTCCTTCTCCGAAGGCTGCTGGGTGTCAGAACAAAGGGTACAGAGAAGGCAGGTAAGGTCTCCAAGCTCACCAAGGGGGAGATCCTGATGCTTAACATCGGATCCATGTCCACCGGCGCCCGTGTGGTCGCCGTGAAGAACGATCTCGCCAAGCTCCAGGTCACCGCGCCCGTCTGCACAAGTAAAGGCGAGAAGGTCGCGTTGAGCCGCCGTGTCGAGAAGCATTGGCGCCTCATTGGATGGGGCCAGATCCAAGCTGGTGCGACCCTCGAAGTTCCACCGTGCCCGCTCTGA